The following proteins come from a genomic window of Pseudomonas syringae:
- the ruvB gene encoding Holliday junction branch migration DNA helicase RuvB translates to MIEADRLITAAGGRDRDEQMDRAIRPLSLADYIGQPTVREQMELFIQAARGRNEALDHTLIFGPPGLGKTTLANIIAQEMGVSIKSTSGPVLERPGDLAAILTNLEPNDVLFIDEIHRLSPIVEEVLYPAMEDFQLDIMIGEGPAARSIKLDLPPFTLVGATTRAGMLTNPLRDRFGIVQRLEFYNIADLSTIVSRSAGILGLVIEPKGAFEIARRARGTPRIANRLLRRVRDFAEVRGNGQITRETADKALNLLDVDEHGFDHQDRRLLLTMIEKFDGGPVGVDSLAAAISEERHTIEDVLEPYLIQQGYIMRTPRGRVVTRHAYLHFGLNIPARMGEMPAAGDFVDDPADL, encoded by the coding sequence GTGATAGAAGCCGACCGCCTGATAACCGCCGCTGGTGGCCGTGATCGCGATGAGCAGATGGACCGTGCCATCCGGCCCCTGAGCCTGGCGGACTACATAGGTCAGCCTACCGTGCGCGAGCAGATGGAGTTGTTTATCCAGGCTGCCCGGGGCCGCAACGAGGCGCTGGACCATACGCTGATATTCGGCCCGCCCGGCCTGGGTAAAACCACGCTTGCCAACATCATTGCCCAGGAAATGGGCGTGTCGATCAAAAGCACCTCAGGCCCGGTGCTTGAGCGGCCGGGTGACCTGGCCGCCATCCTGACCAATCTTGAGCCCAACGATGTGCTGTTCATCGACGAGATTCATCGCCTGTCACCGATTGTCGAAGAAGTGCTTTATCCGGCGATGGAAGACTTTCAGCTCGACATCATGATCGGCGAAGGTCCCGCAGCGCGCTCCATCAAGCTCGATCTGCCGCCATTCACGCTGGTGGGGGCGACCACTCGCGCCGGCATGCTGACCAATCCGCTGCGTGACCGCTTCGGCATCGTGCAGCGTCTCGAGTTCTACAACATTGCTGATCTGTCGACGATCGTGTCGCGCTCGGCAGGCATTCTCGGCCTGGTCATCGAGCCGAAGGGCGCTTTCGAGATCGCCAGGCGTGCGCGTGGTACGCCGCGTATTGCCAATCGTTTGCTGCGTCGCGTACGGGATTTCGCCGAAGTGCGTGGCAATGGGCAGATTACCCGTGAGACGGCTGACAAGGCGCTGAATCTGCTGGATGTCGATGAGCACGGCTTCGATCACCAGGATCGACGCCTGCTGCTGACCATGATCGAGAAGTTCGACGGCGGCCCGGTGGGTGTCGACAGCCTGGCGGCGGCCATCAGCGAAGAGCGTCACACAATTGAAGACGTGCTGGAGCCCTATTTGATCCAGCAAGGCTATATCATGCGCACACCCCGCGGGCGCGTGGTCACCCGTCATGCGTATCTGCATTTCGGGTTGAACATTCCCGCGAGAATGGGTGAGATGCCGGCGGCGGGTGATTTTGTCGATGATCCTGCGGATTTATAG
- the ruvA gene encoding Holliday junction branch migration protein RuvA gives MIGRLRGFLAEKQPPHLVLDVNGVGYELEVPMTTLYRLPHVGEPVTLHTHLVVREDAHLLYGFYEKRERELFRELIRLNGVGPKLALALMSGLEVDELVRCVQAQDTSALTRIPGVGKKTAERLLVELKDRFKAWESLPGTFALVSNGPNQPEPVASAESDAVSALISLGYKPQEASKAVSAIKEKDLSSADLIRRALKGMG, from the coding sequence GTGATTGGACGTTTACGCGGGTTTCTGGCTGAAAAACAGCCTCCGCATCTGGTTTTGGACGTCAACGGGGTCGGCTATGAGCTGGAAGTACCGATGACGACGCTGTATCGGCTGCCGCATGTCGGCGAGCCCGTGACGCTGCACACCCATCTGGTGGTCCGCGAGGATGCGCACCTGCTGTATGGCTTTTATGAAAAACGTGAGCGCGAGCTGTTTCGCGAGCTGATCCGTCTCAACGGAGTCGGACCAAAGCTGGCGCTGGCGTTGATGTCCGGCCTTGAAGTCGATGAGCTGGTGCGTTGTGTTCAGGCACAGGATACGTCGGCATTGACCCGCATTCCTGGCGTTGGCAAGAAGACTGCCGAGCGTCTGCTGGTCGAGCTCAAGGACCGGTTCAAGGCCTGGGAGTCATTGCCAGGAACCTTCGCGCTGGTTTCCAATGGTCCGAACCAGCCCGAGCCAGTGGCGTCGGCCGAGTCGGATGCGGTGAGCGCGCTTATTTCGCTGGGCTACAAGCCTCAGGAGGCCAGCAAGGCAGTCTCCGCGATCAAGGAAAAAGACTTGAGCAGTGCAGATCTGATTCGTCGTGCGTTGAAGGGGATGGGTTAA
- the ruvC gene encoding crossover junction endodeoxyribonuclease RuvC: protein MTLILGIDPGSRITGYGVVRDTGRGCVYVASGCIRTGSGELHERLQIVYRGVREVIKTYGPVTMGIEKVFMARNADSALKLGQARGAAIVAGAEEALEIAEYTATQVKQAVAGTGGANKDQVMMMVMHLLKLTQKPQIDASDALAIALCHAHTRSSLIPHGLGTARSRGGRLRL from the coding sequence ATGACTCTTATTCTTGGTATCGACCCCGGTTCGCGAATTACCGGCTATGGCGTGGTGCGCGACACCGGGCGTGGCTGCGTCTACGTTGCGTCGGGGTGTATTCGCACCGGTAGCGGCGAGCTGCATGAGCGTCTGCAGATTGTCTATCGTGGTGTCAGAGAGGTCATCAAGACCTACGGTCCCGTCACCATGGGCATCGAAAAGGTTTTCATGGCACGCAACGCTGATTCTGCGTTGAAGCTAGGGCAGGCCAGAGGTGCGGCGATCGTGGCCGGTGCCGAAGAGGCGCTGGAAATCGCCGAGTACACGGCGACGCAGGTCAAGCAGGCGGTGGCAGGAACCGGCGGCGCGAATAAAGACCAGGTGATGATGATGGTCATGCATTTGCTCAAATTGACCCAGAAACCGCAGATCGACGCATCCGATGCGCTCGCCATTGCACTGTGCCACGCGCATACGCGCTCCAGTCTGATTCCCCACGGGTTGGGAACTGCGCGCAGTCGCGGTGGGCGGTTGCGGCTCTGA
- a CDS encoding YebC/PmpR family DNA-binding transcriptional regulator — MAGHSKWANIKHRKERQDAKKGKIFTKWIRELTVAARQGGGDPGSNPRLRLALDKALGANMTRDTIDRAVARGVGASDGDDVEELGYEGYGPGGVAVMVETMTDNRNRTAAAVRHAFTKCGGNLGTDGSVAYLFDRKGQISFAAGVDEDSLIEAAMEADADDVVTNEDGSIDVFTSFSGFYAVRNALEAAGFKAADAEIVMLPTTSAVLDLETAEKVLKLIDMLEDLDDVQNVYSNAEIPDDVMEQLG; from the coding sequence ATGGCAGGTCATTCTAAGTGGGCAAACATCAAGCACCGCAAAGAGCGTCAGGATGCCAAAAAAGGCAAGATATTCACCAAGTGGATTCGTGAACTGACTGTTGCTGCCCGTCAGGGCGGGGGTGATCCTGGCTCCAACCCGCGTCTGCGTCTGGCGCTGGACAAAGCGCTGGGCGCCAACATGACCCGCGACACCATTGATCGTGCAGTGGCGCGTGGCGTAGGTGCGTCTGACGGCGATGACGTCGAAGAACTGGGTTATGAAGGTTATGGACCTGGCGGCGTGGCTGTCATGGTCGAAACCATGACTGACAACCGCAACCGCACTGCCGCTGCTGTTCGCCATGCGTTCACCAAGTGTGGTGGCAATCTCGGCACCGACGGCTCGGTCGCCTATCTGTTTGATCGCAAGGGGCAGATTTCCTTTGCCGCAGGCGTCGATGAAGATTCATTGATCGAAGCGGCCATGGAAGCGGATGCCGATGACGTCGTGACCAACGAAGACGGCTCGATTGATGTGTTTACATCCTTCTCCGGATTCTATGCAGTACGTAACGCGCTGGAAGCTGCAGGTTTCAAGGCCGCCGATGCGGAAATCGTCATGTTGCCGACGACCAGTGCCGTGCTGGATCTGGAAACCGCTGAAAAGGTGCTCAAGCTGATCGACATGCTTGAGGACCTGGATGACGTGCAGAACGTCTACTCGAACGCGGAAATTCCCGACGACGTCATGGAGCAGTTGGGCTGA
- the aspS gene encoding aspartate--tRNA ligase: protein MMRSHYCGQLNESLEGQEITLCGWVHRRRDHGGVIFLDIRDREGMAQVVFDPDRADSFAAADRVRSEYVVKVVGKVRARPAGAVNANMASGAIEVLGYELEVLNESETPPFPLNEYSDVGEETRLRYRFIDLRRPEMAEKLRLRSRITTSIRRYLDENGFLDVETPILTRATPEGARDYLVPSRTHPGSFFALPQSPQLFKQLLMVAGFDRYYQIAKCFRDEDLRADRQPEFTQIDIETSFLNEEDIIGLTEKMVRQLFKEVLDLEFDEFPHMTFEEAMRRYGSDKPDLRNPLELVDVADQLTGVEFKVFSGPANDPKGRVAALRVPGAASMARSQIDDYTKFVSIYGAKGLAYIKVNERAKGPEGLQSPIVKFIPEENLNVILDRVGAVDGDIVFFGADKFKVVSEALGALRIKIGNDLKLHTCEWAPMWVVDFPMFEENDDGSFTALHHPFTAPKCTPEELEANPATALSRAYDMVLNGTELGGGSIRIHRKEMQQAVFRLLGIAEDEQQEKFGFLLDALKYGAPPHGGLAFGLDRLVMLMTGAQSIREVIAFPKTQSAADVMTQAPGVVDAKALRELHIRLREQPKAE, encoded by the coding sequence ATGATGCGTAGCCATTATTGCGGCCAACTGAACGAGAGTCTGGAAGGCCAGGAAATTACCCTTTGCGGATGGGTCCACCGTCGTCGTGACCACGGGGGCGTGATTTTCCTCGACATCCGCGACCGTGAAGGCATGGCTCAGGTAGTGTTCGACCCTGATCGTGCAGACAGCTTTGCCGCTGCCGACCGTGTTCGCAGCGAGTACGTCGTCAAGGTTGTTGGCAAGGTCCGCGCCCGTCCTGCCGGTGCGGTGAATGCCAACATGGCGTCGGGTGCCATCGAAGTTCTGGGTTATGAGCTCGAAGTCCTGAACGAGTCCGAGACGCCTCCGTTCCCGTTGAACGAATATTCCGATGTGGGCGAGGAAACGCGCCTGCGCTATCGCTTTATCGATCTGCGTCGCCCGGAAATGGCTGAAAAGCTGCGTCTGCGCTCGCGCATCACGACCAGCATCCGTCGCTATCTGGATGAAAACGGCTTCCTCGATGTCGAGACGCCGATCCTGACCCGCGCAACGCCGGAAGGCGCTCGTGACTATCTGGTCCCTAGCCGCACACACCCAGGCAGTTTCTTTGCTCTGCCGCAATCGCCGCAGTTGTTCAAGCAACTGCTGATGGTGGCCGGTTTCGACCGTTACTACCAGATTGCCAAGTGCTTCCGCGACGAAGACCTGCGTGCCGACCGCCAGCCGGAATTCACCCAGATCGACATTGAAACCAGCTTCCTCAATGAAGAAGACATCATCGGTCTGACCGAGAAGATGGTTCGTCAGTTGTTCAAGGAAGTCCTGGACCTGGAGTTCGACGAATTCCCGCACATGACCTTCGAAGAAGCCATGCGTCGCTACGGTTCCGACAAGCCAGACCTGCGCAACCCGCTGGAACTGGTGGACGTCGCCGATCAGCTCACCGGCGTGGAATTCAAGGTGTTCAGCGGTCCTGCCAACGATCCGAAAGGGCGTGTTGCTGCACTCCGTGTGCCGGGCGCTGCCAGCATGGCGCGCAGCCAGATCGACGATTACACCAAGTTCGTCAGCATCTACGGTGCCAAAGGCCTGGCCTACATCAAGGTCAACGAGCGCGCGAAAGGGCCGGAAGGCTTGCAGTCGCCGATCGTCAAGTTCATCCCTGAAGAAAACCTGAACGTGATCCTTGATCGCGTGGGTGCTGTCGATGGCGATATCGTGTTCTTCGGTGCCGACAAGTTCAAGGTCGTCAGCGAGGCTCTCGGCGCGCTGCGGATCAAGATCGGTAACGACCTCAAGCTGCACACCTGCGAATGGGCGCCGATGTGGGTCGTCGACTTCCCGATGTTCGAAGAAAATGACGACGGAAGCTTCACTGCGTTGCACCACCCGTTCACTGCACCCAAGTGCACGCCTGAAGAGCTGGAAGCCAACCCTGCTACGGCGTTGTCCCGTGCCTACGACATGGTCCTCAACGGCACCGAGCTGGGTGGCGGTTCGATCCGTATCCACCGCAAGGAAATGCAACAGGCGGTCTTCCGTCTGCTGGGCATTGCCGAAGACGAGCAGCAGGAGAAGTTTGGCTTCCTGCTCGATGCCTTGAAGTATGGCGCACCGCCGCACGGCGGTCTGGCTTTCGGCCTCGACCGTCTGGTCATGCTGATGACCGGTGCGCAATCGATCCGTGAAGTGATCGCGTTCCCGAAAACCCAGAGCGCGGCCGATGTCATGACCCAGGCGCCTGGCGTTGTCGATGCCAAGGCATTGCGCGAGCTGCACATCCGTCTGCGCGAGCAGCCAAAGGCCGAGTGA
- a CDS encoding ribbon-helix-helix domain-containing protein translates to MVIVRDVEREVRVLNRETEIRHDPFVEDFNMMLAEPHSKSVRLNGLATCLRLEKVYWNVLSGIANSNECSVNTVLSYIDREVHLRYGGVKNFSGLIRVVCVAHLLKADPVNISHA, encoded by the coding sequence ATTGTGATAGTCAGAGATGTTGAACGCGAGGTAAGAGTATTAAATCGAGAGACGGAAATACGTCATGATCCTTTTGTCGAAGATTTTAATATGATGCTGGCAGAGCCTCATTCCAAATCGGTTCGGCTAAACGGCCTGGCCACTTGTCTGCGCCTGGAAAAAGTGTACTGGAATGTTCTTTCCGGTATTGCAAACTCCAATGAGTGCTCGGTCAATACTGTGCTGTCCTACATAGACAGGGAAGTCCACCTGCGCTACGGAGGGGTGAAGAATTTCAGCGGTCTGATTCGTGTGGTCTGTGTCGCGCATCTGCTCAAGGCTGACCCGGTGAATATTTCCCACGCCTAG
- a CDS encoding Dps family protein, translated as MAIDIGISEEDRKSIVDGLSHLLSDTYVLYLKTHNFHWNVSGPMFRTLHLMFEEQYNELALAVDSIAERIRALGFPAPGTYSTYARLSSIKEEEGVPSAEDMIRSLVQGQEAVVRTARSIFPLLDKVSDEPTADLLTQRMQVHEKTAWMLRSMLEFR; from the coding sequence ATGGCAATCGATATCGGTATCAGTGAAGAAGATCGTAAATCGATCGTGGACGGTCTTTCGCATCTGCTCTCGGATACTTATGTGCTGTACCTCAAGACTCATAACTTTCACTGGAACGTCAGTGGGCCTATGTTTCGCACGCTGCACCTGATGTTTGAAGAGCAATATAACGAGTTGGCACTTGCCGTCGACTCTATTGCCGAACGTATTCGTGCGCTGGGCTTTCCGGCCCCGGGTACTTATTCGACCTATGCTCGCCTGTCTTCCATCAAAGAAGAAGAGGGTGTGCCAAGTGCCGAAGATATGATCAGAAGCCTGGTTCAGGGTCAAGAGGCTGTTGTCCGCACTGCCCGTAGTATCTTTCCTCTTTTGGATAAGGTCAGTGATGAGCCGACCGCCGACCTGTTGACGCAACGTATGCAGGTGCATGAAAAAACTGCCTGGATGCTGCGCTCGATGCTCGAGTTCAGGTAA
- a CDS encoding cold-shock protein codes for MLKIVHLVTGAAALLLSFIPSLRSETLSLYLQQPDALGLAFFGLLNLVLAPVIPYWNRGPRHNLQNLVSALLVIAVVIQTLVLLAPLPFIAGQPAIMVSLIIAVVAVALHLAVSFYRSYSPAPATQSHDMGNRDTGTVKWFNTSKGFGFISRDSGDDIFVHFRAIRGEGHRVLVEGQRVEFSVMNRDKGLQAEDVIAALPRR; via the coding sequence ATGTTGAAAATCGTCCATCTGGTAACGGGAGCGGCAGCCTTGCTGCTCTCTTTCATACCCAGCCTGCGCAGTGAAACCCTGTCTCTCTACCTGCAACAGCCCGACGCCCTTGGTCTGGCTTTTTTCGGGTTGCTCAACCTGGTACTCGCTCCGGTGATCCCTTACTGGAACCGAGGCCCACGTCATAATCTGCAAAACCTGGTCAGCGCCTTGCTTGTTATCGCTGTAGTCATACAAACCCTGGTATTACTTGCTCCACTGCCGTTTATCGCAGGCCAACCGGCCATTATGGTGAGCTTGATCATCGCCGTCGTAGCCGTTGCACTGCACCTTGCAGTCAGCTTCTACAGGTCTTACTCACCAGCACCTGCAACTCAAAGCCATGACATGGGCAATCGCGATACAGGCACCGTGAAGTGGTTCAACACGTCCAAAGGCTTCGGTTTTATTTCCCGGGATTCCGGTGACGATATTTTCGTGCATTTTCGTGCCATTCGTGGTGAAGGTCACCGCGTACTGGTCGAAGGCCAACGTGTCGAATTCTCCGTGATGAACCGAGACAAAGGTCTGCAAGCCGAAGACGTCATTGCAGCGCTACCGCGCCGCTGA
- a CDS encoding SlyX family protein, with translation MNLDERVMELESRMAFQDDTIQTLNDVLVTQRRELDRLQLQMAAMLKRQEEMGSQFETFEEEAPPPHY, from the coding sequence ATGAACCTTGATGAGCGAGTCATGGAGCTGGAGAGCCGTATGGCGTTTCAGGACGATACCATCCAGACACTGAATGACGTGTTGGTGACGCAGCGTCGTGAGCTGGACCGTCTGCAATTGCAAATGGCCGCGATGCTCAAGCGTCAGGAGGAAATGGGCAGTCAGTTCGAAACATTCGAGGAAGAAGCGCCTCCCCCTCATTATTGA
- a CDS encoding HIT domain-containing protein yields MFVLDSRLQQDTLPIGDFPLCRLLLSNDTNYPWFILVPRRADISEVFQLEAADQLQLWQETTELSRVLKEAFDADKLNVAALGNVVSQLHMHVIVRKRSDIAWPAPVWGKHPAVAYTDKQFAEICRQLRPLLADDFRFEEE; encoded by the coding sequence GTGTTCGTTCTGGATTCACGTCTTCAACAAGACACTTTGCCGATTGGCGACTTCCCGCTGTGCCGGCTGTTGCTGTCCAACGATACGAATTATCCGTGGTTCATCCTGGTGCCGCGTCGCGCCGACATCAGCGAGGTATTTCAGCTTGAGGCCGCTGACCAATTGCAGCTTTGGCAAGAGACAACCGAACTGTCCAGAGTGCTGAAAGAAGCTTTTGATGCCGATAAACTCAACGTTGCTGCGTTGGGTAATGTGGTCAGTCAGTTGCACATGCATGTCATCGTACGCAAGCGCTCGGATATTGCCTGGCCCGCGCCGGTGTGGGGCAAGCATCCTGCGGTTGCCTACACTGATAAGCAGTTCGCCGAAATCTGTCGGCAGCTCAGGCCATTGCTGGCTGATGATTTTCGATTCGAGGAGGAATGA
- a CDS encoding OprD family porin, with protein sequence MRVMKWSAIALAVTAASAQLATAAPFVSDQADAKGFVEGSTFDLKLRNYYYNRDKKAGADDDRDWTQGIWANFSTGYTQGTVGVGVEAFGYAGVKLWGPDEYSGSGNLVTNSNGDNENTQGKLGGAVKFRVSKTELKVGDMQPTSPVFAVGGSRLLPQTASGLSLQSSEITGLDVEAGHFYSGTSQDDTSHSGGIFATYAGVEAKTADFAGGKYAINDSLGVAFYAAKLEDIWNQYYGNVNYALPLGNDQSLAFDANIYRTVDEGSAKAGSISNTAFSGSAAYSFLAAHTVTLAFQKINGDTPFDYIGIGDNNRGGDSIFLNNSIQYSDFNGPGEKSWQVRYDLNMTPYGVPGLSFMTRYIKGTDIDGTNTPVNSPYAGLYGADGEHHETNLEAKYVVQTGAAKDLSFRVRQAWHRANADQGEGDVNEFRLIVDYPISIL encoded by the coding sequence ATGAGAGTGATGAAGTGGAGCGCAATCGCACTGGCCGTTACTGCAGCCAGCGCCCAACTGGCAACAGCGGCACCTTTCGTAAGCGATCAGGCTGATGCCAAAGGCTTTGTTGAAGGCAGCACCTTTGACCTGAAGTTGCGCAACTATTATTACAACCGCGATAAAAAGGCTGGCGCTGACGACGATCGCGACTGGACCCAAGGTATCTGGGCCAATTTCAGCACCGGCTACACGCAAGGCACCGTAGGTGTGGGCGTAGAAGCATTCGGTTACGCAGGTGTAAAGCTCTGGGGTCCTGACGAGTATTCGGGCTCCGGCAACCTGGTCACCAACTCGAACGGTGACAACGAAAACACTCAAGGCAAACTCGGCGGCGCAGTCAAGTTCCGGGTTTCGAAAACCGAGCTGAAAGTCGGTGACATGCAGCCTACCAGCCCGGTCTTCGCCGTTGGCGGTTCGCGTCTGCTGCCTCAGACTGCAAGTGGTCTGAGCCTGCAGAGCAGTGAAATTACCGGCCTTGATGTCGAAGCCGGTCATTTCTACTCGGGTACCAGCCAGGATGACACGAGCCATAGTGGCGGAATCTTTGCTACTTATGCTGGCGTAGAAGCCAAAACCGCTGACTTCGCTGGCGGCAAATATGCCATCAACGACAGCCTGGGCGTTGCATTCTATGCCGCCAAGCTCGAAGACATCTGGAACCAGTACTACGGCAACGTGAACTACGCACTGCCGCTGGGCAATGATCAGTCTCTGGCATTCGATGCGAACATCTATCGCACGGTTGATGAAGGCAGCGCCAAAGCCGGTTCGATCAGCAACACCGCGTTCTCGGGTTCCGCAGCCTACTCTTTCCTCGCTGCACATACCGTGACCCTGGCGTTCCAGAAGATCAACGGCGACACCCCGTTTGACTACATCGGTATTGGTGACAACAACCGCGGTGGCGACTCGATCTTCCTGAACAACTCGATCCAGTACTCCGACTTCAACGGTCCGGGTGAGAAATCCTGGCAGGTTCGTTATGACCTGAACATGACGCCTTATGGCGTTCCTGGCCTGAGCTTCATGACCCGCTACATCAAGGGTACTGACATCGACGGCACCAACACGCCGGTCAACAGTCCTTACGCTGGCCTGTACGGTGCTGATGGTGAACACCACGAGACCAACCTCGAAGCCAAATACGTAGTGCAAACCGGCGCGGCCAAGGACTTGTCCTTCCGTGTACGTCAAGCATGGCACCGCGCCAACGCCGATCAGGGCGAAGGCGACGTCAACGAGTTCCGCCTGATCGTCGATTACCCGATTTCGATCCTGTAA
- a CDS encoding proline--tRNA ligase: MRTSQFLLATQKETPSDAVVVSHQLMLRAGMIRKLASGLYTWLPMGLRVLRKVEAIVREEMDAAGALEILMPGIQPAELWQESGRWEQYGPELMRLVDRHNREFCLGPTHEEVITDLARNELNSYKQLPINMYQIQTKFRDEIRPRFGLMRGREFVMKDAYSFHADNASLQVTYDRMHLAYSNIFSRLGLKFRPVEADNGSIGGAGSHEFHVLAESGEDDIVFSNGSDYAANIEKAEAVPRETSRPAATEELRLVDTPNAKTIAQLVEGFGLPIEKTVKTLVVHAAEEGKLIALIIRGDHELNEIKASQQALVASPLVMASEAELRDAIGAGAGSLGPLNLPLPCIIDRSVELMSDFSVGANIDDKHYFGVNWERDLPVPTVADLRNVVAGDPSPDGKGTLEIKRGIEVGHIFQLGTKYSEAMKCQVLGENGKPVNLAMGCYGIGVSRVVAAAIEQNSDENGIIWNDTLAPFQIALIPLRYETDAVREATDRLYAELTAAGFEVLLDDRDKKTSPGIKFADMELIGIPHRIVVSDRGLAEGNLEYKSRTESQPQAIAVADVLSFIQGRVNR, from the coding sequence ATGCGCACCAGTCAATTTTTGCTCGCCACACAGAAAGAAACTCCTTCCGACGCGGTCGTGGTCAGCCATCAGCTGATGCTGCGTGCCGGCATGATCCGCAAGCTGGCATCCGGCCTTTATACCTGGCTGCCTATGGGCCTGCGTGTACTGCGCAAGGTCGAAGCCATCGTTCGTGAAGAAATGGACGCCGCTGGCGCACTCGAAATTCTGATGCCCGGCATTCAGCCCGCAGAGTTGTGGCAGGAATCGGGACGCTGGGAACAGTACGGCCCGGAACTGATGCGTCTGGTCGACCGCCACAACCGTGAATTCTGCCTGGGCCCGACCCACGAAGAAGTCATTACCGATCTGGCGCGCAACGAGCTGAACAGCTACAAACAGCTGCCGATCAACATGTACCAGATCCAGACCAAATTCCGTGACGAGATCCGCCCGCGCTTCGGTCTGATGCGTGGCCGCGAGTTCGTCATGAAAGACGCCTACTCGTTCCATGCTGACAACGCATCGCTGCAGGTCACTTATGACCGCATGCACCTCGCGTACAGCAACATCTTCAGCCGCCTGGGCCTGAAATTCCGCCCGGTCGAAGCTGATAACGGTTCGATCGGCGGCGCGGGCTCACACGAGTTTCACGTACTGGCCGAATCCGGCGAAGACGATATCGTGTTCAGCAACGGTTCTGATTACGCGGCCAATATTGAAAAAGCCGAGGCGGTTCCTCGCGAGACGTCTCGCCCAGCTGCTACCGAAGAGCTGCGCCTGGTCGACACGCCGAATGCCAAGACCATCGCACAGCTGGTCGAAGGCTTTGGGCTGCCCATCGAAAAAACCGTGAAGACGCTGGTGGTTCACGCTGCCGAAGAAGGCAAGCTGATCGCGCTGATTATCCGTGGCGATCACGAGCTCAACGAAATCAAGGCAAGCCAGCAAGCGCTGGTCGCCAGCCCGCTGGTCATGGCGTCCGAAGCCGAACTGCGTGATGCAATCGGTGCTGGCGCAGGCTCGCTGGGCCCGCTGAATCTGCCACTGCCCTGCATCATCGACCGCTCCGTCGAGCTGATGAGTGACTTCAGCGTCGGCGCCAATATCGATGACAAGCATTATTTCGGGGTCAACTGGGAGCGTGATCTGCCGGTGCCGACCGTTGCCGACCTGCGCAACGTGGTTGCCGGTGATCCAAGCCCGGATGGCAAGGGTACGCTGGAAATCAAGCGCGGCATTGAAGTCGGCCATATCTTCCAGCTGGGCACCAAGTACAGCGAAGCGATGAAATGCCAGGTATTGGGTGAAAACGGCAAACCGGTCAATCTGGCGATGGGCTGTTACGGCATTGGTGTTTCTCGCGTAGTTGCCGCCGCCATCGAGCAGAACAGTGACGAGAACGGAATCATCTGGAACGACACGCTCGCACCGTTCCAGATCGCACTGATTCCACTGCGCTACGAAACAGACGCCGTCCGCGAAGCGACCGATCGGCTGTACGCCGAGCTGACCGCTGCCGGTTTCGAAGTGCTGCTGGACGATCGCGACAAGAAAACCAGCCCCGGCATCAAGTTTGCCGATATGGAACTGATCGGTATTCCGCATCGTATCGTGGTCAGCGACCGCGGTCTGGCCGAAGGCAATCTGGAATACAAGAGCCGTACCGAGTCGCAACCGCAAGCCATTGCGGTGGCGGATGTGCTGTCGTTCATCCAGGGCCGCGTGAACCGCTGA